In the genome of Pieris napi chromosome 16, ilPieNapi1.2, whole genome shotgun sequence, one region contains:
- the LOC125057033 gene encoding tubulin beta chain: MREIVHIQAGQCGNQIGAKFWEVISDEHGIDPTGTYHGDSDLQLERINVYYNEATGGKYVPRAILVDLEPGTMDSVRSGPFGQIFRPDNFVFGQSGAGNNWAKGHYTEGAELVDSVLDVVRKEAEGCDCLQGFQLTHSLGGGTGAGLGTLLISKIREEYPDRIMNTFSVVPSPKVSDTVVEPYNATLSVHQLVENTDESYCIDNEALYDICFRTLKLTTPTYGDLNHLVSATMSGVTTCLRFPGQLNADLRKLAVNMVPFPRLHFFIPGFAPLTSRGSQQYRALTVPELTQQMFDAKNMMAACDPRHGRYLTVAAIFRGRMSMKEVDEQMMNIQNKNSSYFVEWIPNNVKTAVCDIPPRGLKMSATFIGNSTAIQELFKRISEQFTAMFRRKAFLHWYTGEGMDEMEFTEAESNMNDLVSEYQQYQDATAEEEGEFDEEEEGGDEGD, translated from the exons atgAGGGAAATCGTACATATACAGGCTGGCCAGTGCGGTAATCAGATTGGAGCTAag TTCTGGGAGGTGATATCGGACGAGCATGGCATTGATCCAACTGGCACATACCACGGCGATTCCGACCTTCAGTTAGAGCGTATTAATGTGTACTACAACGAGGCAACCGGAGGCAAATATGTGCCCAGGGCTATCTTGGTCGATCTGGAACCTGGCACTATGGACTCCGTCCGCTCTGGACCATTTGGGCAAATTTTCCGGCCAGATAACTTCGTCTTCGGACAGTCTGGTGCAGGCAATAACTGGGCCAAGGGACACTATACAGAGGGCGCAGAATTGGTTGATTCGGTTTTAGATGTTGTAAGAAAAGAAGCGGAGGGCTGTGATTGCCTACAAGGCTTCCAGCTAACACATTCACTTGGTGGTGGGACCGGCGCTGGTTTAGGAACGCTACTCATTTCAAAGATTCGTGAAGAATATCCTGACCGTATCATGAATACTTTCAGTGTAGTACCGTCACCAAAAGTATCCGATACAGTAGTCGAACCTTACAACGCAACTCTATCTGTGCATCAGCTGGTAGAAAATACTGATGAGTCCTACTGTATTGACAATGAGGCGCTCTATGATATTTGTTTCAGAACTCTAAAACTAACGACCCCCACGTATGGTGACTTGAATCACCTTGTATCTGCAACAATGTCAGGTGTAACCACGTGTCTCAGATTTCCTGGTCAATTAAATGCTGATTTGAGGAAATTAGCTGTAAACATGGTACCTTTTCCTCGTCTCCACTTCTTTATTCCTGGGTTTGCTCCTCTAACATCCAGAGGCAGTCAACAGTATAGAGCTTTGACTGTTCCCGAATTGACACAGCAAATGTTTGACGCGAAGAACATGATGGCAGCTTGTGATCCACGGCATGGAAGGTATTTGACGGTTGCTGCTATATTCAGAGGACGTATGTCAATGAAAGAGGTGGATGAACAGATGATGAACATTCAAAATAAGAACTCTTCTTACTTCGTGGAATGGATTCCGAATAATGTTAAGACAGCCGTGTGTGACATTCCGCCTCGAGGTTTGAAAATGTCGGCAACGTTCATTGGAAATTCCACGGCTATCCAGGAGCTGTTTAAGCGTATTTCTGAGCAGTTTACTGCTATGTTCAGACGTAAAGCTTTTCTACATTGGTATACTGGTGAAGGTATGGATGAAATGGAGTTTACTGAAGCGGAGAGTAACATGAATGATCTAGTGTCTGAATATCAGCAATACCAAGACGCTACTGCTGAGGAAGAAGGCGAATTTGATGAAGAAGAGGAGGGTGGAGATGAAGGAGACTAG